The nucleotide sequence gttattgttgttgttgttgcgaGTCGTAAGGTCGATGCGCTGCTACTGCAGCTCGAGGAGACGTTTACGGGACGACTAGCGCGCTTGGCTTGTAATCTGTAAGTATCTCGCTGCGCGTGACGTCTTTCCCAAGGTGCCTGGACTCTGCAGAGTTGTCGCCGAGATAGCAGCGAAGGAGAAGAACGAAGGTAAAAATACGGCTGCTTTACAGTGAGTAGGCTTGTTGGTATCTAATTATCTAACAACTGGTGGCGAGGATGTGCAAGGTGTGTCTATGGGAGATTGGGAGCCAAGGAACACGACGATTACACCCTGCAGTCGCCATTTCGATTCACACGATCGTCGCTCCTCTCGGTCGCTCGCGCACTTGCACACTTTGGACTGGGGGATATGCAAGTAGGCGATGCACAGATTCACGGAATAGGACAAGGGTTCCCAGTCCCCACCCAGTGAACAAAATGTGCTCTTTGAGCTGTCTGTAAATTGACTTTCGAAAGACGAGACCTGTTTTCGGAGCTGTTGGCGCTGTTgcgtaattatatatatatatatatacctttcatatattaaaattatacctACGCCATCTTTTGGAAGCGCCAATATTCAAAGAGACAAGAATGACATCCCGCATCCGCACTTCCGCAGTTTTTATTGCAATAGTTAACAATCTCTTTTCGAAATGTTACCCTCATTATAGTTTGGAGAACGCACTTTTACCGCTTTCACGACTCTTTAATCTTTATGACCACCCGCGATACAACGTAGACGCGCATGCGGATGTCCCCTTTCCCCGAGCTATACTTGATCATGAGTGTAGTCGAGAAACCTCACGTAGCTCACTATCGGGCCTTTCCGAAAATTCTTCAGACTGCAAAAGCGGTGTTGGTGTGGTAAGTATATCGAAGTTCCAGATAACATATATATAGCGTCGAGAAGTTTAGTTTGCGTTGCGAACTAACCTACTCCGCACCTGCGCAGTGCGCACTGCGCACGACTCCCTCAAAAAGATCCGACTATCCGCATTCCGCGAGTAAGTATCGAGACTCGAGAGTCGAGATCGCGCCGAGCCGAGCCGTGTGTGCTGCGCGTCTGGCTGCCGTAACCCCCGCGTAACCCGTTCGCGACGACGAGCGAGACATATAATCCATCCCGAGCTATCCGCAATAGGAGCGCGTCGGACGCAGGAGATGGCGAAGACGGCCAAATCCGAGGAACAGCTCGTCCGCTCCGGTAAGTCTATATAGTGTCTAATTATGCTCCCTCAATTTCATCCTCGGCTTTACCCTTGAAGACACCTTCGAGGTTATGTTTATATATGTCCTCTCGAGTCGCGATCTGCTGAACGGAGTCCGTTGCTGTCGAAAAGAGTAGAATTTCGTATCGCAGTTCTCGGGAATAGAGATGACACTCGGCGGAAAAGGTTGCGGCTTTACGGGCTTCGGAGTCCGATGTTGAGACGCTGACGGCAAAACACGTGCGCGGCATCTTCTGCTCGACGACCCGCTGAGTTAGCTGGCTGAAGTGGTTATTTTTGAAATGGCTCCGCTTTTACGTTTATGTACGTTTTTGGAGCAACGCAATTTTCTCCTTCTACGAAGATTTTATGTTCGCCAAAATGTCAAAGAGAATTTGTAGCATTTGTGTGACTAACTTACTTATGCTGATCTTTGggaaaatgtcattaaagttGGACTCTTTAAAGAAAATACCTTAAATCTATGAAGGAAAAAATCGAATAATATGTAAAAGTATTTACAAAGGATTTAAATTTTACTGAGAACTCGTGTGGAATTTTAGCTGGTAAAAGAATGGACAAGCCATCGAATGCCTTACTTGTCTATGTCTCACAAGAAGCATGGTTGAAATCTGTGCTGGAGGGCAAGCACGGCAGAGTAGACACAAGCATAGACTACTGTACCAAtagagaagaagaggaggaagacTTCTCTAATTACAAGTTCGAAGATGACATTCTTTACTTACGCTCTTTGGACCCTAAGGAGTGGAAGGAACAGGATCACTATGCAGTTCTTGGTATAAAGGACCTCAGATATAGAGCCAATGAGGATGTCATTAAAAGAGCATGTAAGTACATATTGCCTGAATGatgatatattaaaataaaatttattacaagaATAATAACACTACTTTTTCCTTTGAATCTTGCAGACAAGCACAAAATTCTCAAACACCATCCAGACAAAAGAAAAGCCATGGGTGAGGAAATAAGAGCAGACGATGATTATTTCACGTGTATCACCAAAGCATGGGAAACACTGGGCAACCCAGTGAAACGTCGGAGCTATGACAGCGTTGATCCGTACTTTAACGACAACCTGCCAGAGGAGAAAGAGGTCAAGGAGaactttttcaaggtcatggGTACTGCCTTCAAGGAAAATTCCAGATGGTCGGTTAAGCAGCCAGTCCCAAAACTTGGCGATTCTAATACTCCCAGAGACCAAGTTGAGAAATTTTACATGTTTTGGTATGACTTTGAATCATGGCGAGAATACTCATACCAGGATGAAGAAGACAAAGAAAGCGGACAAGAGTAAGCAtgattttgaatatattcgCATTTTGCATAAAAAGGAAGAAACAAATAATTAGCACATTTGTTTATGCTCTCTCATTTTCAGTCGGGAGACGCGTAAGTGGATTGAGAAGAAAAACAAGTCCGTGCGtgtaaagaagaagaaagaggagATGACGCGGATACGCACCTTAGTTGATATGGCTTACAATCTAGACCCGCGAATCCGCAAATTCCAGCAGCAGGATAAGGATAAGAAGCAGGCAGTCAAGCGAGCCAAGCAGGAGGCAGCTAGAGCGCGTCAGCTCGAGGAAGAACGGATCGTGAGAGAGGCTGCTGAAAAACAGCGGGCGGAGAAGGAGAAGCGTGAAGCTGAGGAACGAGCAAAGGCGGACGCACTGAAGCAAGAAAGAGAAGCCCAGAAGAAAGCACTCAGACGTGAGCGAAAGAACTTCAGAGATCTCTGCAAGGTGgggcttttatttttcttctatcaCTGATCATTATTAGTTTTCGTGCACATGAAAAATTCctctttcaaaattttaggaaaaaaattacttcGCGGAAACGTCGGAGGAAAATATAAGGCATATGGAGAATGTCGAGAAAATGTGCGAATTGTTTAAGTTGGCGCAGCTCGAGGAATCCATCAAGACGATACGATCTGAGGGTAAATCTGCCTTTGTTAGAATAATGAGTGAAGTCGATCAAAAGCTGGAGGCGGAGCGAAGAGCCGCCCTGGGATACGCTGACACTAGAAACACTCCAGATAAACAGGTATAAATTGTGCTTTTTACTAATATACATCTGCAACCTTAACAtgttcgtaatttttttttaaccaaatgaaaattcattttcgactgtattaaaaatatttaacaaaacTTTGGAAAATAGGTAAAGGCCCACACTGCTCCCTGGTCGGAGAGTGATTTGCAGCTTCTTATCAAAGCGGTGAACTTGTTCCCGGCGGGTACAAACCAACGTTGGGAAGTGGTAGCAAATTTTATCAACCAACACAGCAACTCATCCTCAGGAGCTAAACGTGATGCTAAGGAGGTATTGGCTAAGGCCAAAGATTTGCAGTCGACTGACTTTAGCAAATCCAGCCTCAAGGAGCAAGCTAACAAGAAGGCTTTTGATAACTTTATCGCCGAGAAAAAGCACAAAGACGTCGACGACAGGATGCCCGCAGTTACAGAGAGACTCGACAACCCCGTTACCAATGGCAAGAACACCACAGGTAAGCATcgaaattgtttaatatttcTGCAACGgtaataaatttattctaCCAATTGATATATTTTAGCTGTGAAAGTaaacgaagagaaaaaagaaaaagaagctgcACCAGCGCCTTGGACACCCGCCGAACAAAAGCTGTTGGAACAGGCGTTAAAGACTTATCCGGCTTCTGCGCCTGACAGATGGGACCAGATTTCTGCCTGCCTGCCCTCTAGAACGAAAAAGGAATGCATGAAGCGATACAAGGTACGTTGAAGTTGCAAATTTGGTTAGTTTGTTGATcggtaatttattaaaacttcttTCAAATATTCATTGCAGGAACTAGTAGAATTAGTGAAAGCCAAGAAAGCGGCCCAGGTCCTTAAATAATATTGGCTTTTATATCAACTGGAAATTCAATAGCTTTTACGAGCGTCGGTGTTTCGCTGCTGTGTTCATGCTCTAGCCGCGGGAGGACTCCGGCCGAGGTGGACTACGGTAAACAGCGGCCGCAGTCTGGCGTCTTCTTGAAGTTCATGTCAACACTCGacttaataaaaatgacgtaTTAAATTATATAGGACATTTTCTCATAACTAAGCTCGTAAACCGCGAAAGTGAGATACTCTTAAGACAACTGTACAAGAacagaattttttgaaaactggACGTATTAAGCTTAGTCTTTGTGATTTCCTATTGAACGATCTTGTAATTAATGTAAGATAATAGGCAGGCAGGAGGTAAGAAGGAAGTAAGCTCAGTAAATTgaatgaattaaataaaataagcaagTCTGATTGATTCCGTTGTTGATTGTTTTTCAATCTTGACCTCGCGATAGAAAACGACGAAATTCAAGATACCTCAAATccttatattttaatttgacaCATTTTCGACAACAACATTAACAACAATTTTTGTTagtttttttctcaatttttttctcgctcgtgctcttatttatttttgttcctCAACTTTGTTTGTATTTCGCATATaacacacgcacgcgcacacAATCGCagtcgcttcttttttctctgctcTCCACACAAAAAGAAAAGTCGGTAAAAGTTCTCTTTATCTCGTCGCTTTTGCGTTGATTTTCTTTCATtccaaacttttttttaccaTTTCTTTTTCTGCAGCAAAAATGAGATAAGGACTTGACCAGTcaaagtattattattgttatgagtaataattatcaataGTACTATTaatcattattaataataatattattatattaatatttacagACTATAATTGAAAAGTGGTCTGagtctttaatttttttgtttttaataatcgACCGTACACTTATTTAAAGTGTTCGACAATGACtctttatgaaaaatatgatCGCTCGCTCAAATTTGCGCTTTCTGTGCCACagttatttattatacttattattgttattaattatcaatattattcTCTTTTGTAAACTCTtgtttgtttgtatattagcTTGTGCGTCGCAGAGTCTTTCCGACGATTATTCCACGATTAAAAGGCTTTCAAAAATGCTTACATAATACCTATAACTGAATTGATGGTTTACGTTTATACTGAAGCAGTAAGTCAAATGTAGCGGCGCGTAGCAGGTCGTTTACGATCGAGATAGTAAGTAATTGTTAAGGATTTATAAAACACAACGAGCTCTGGCTTTAACACAAGCCAAATCGTGTTGAAttttagaataaaattatttggcACAACGAAACGTGTGAGACAGAATTCACACTTTTGAAGGCCTTTTATTCGCGGCTCGTATCTCTGTGCATTTTAAGGTATTTCAGAGGGGAAAGGAGAGAAGGAGGAGTGTAACAACAGCATGTATATATCATGATATAAGAAAGGAATTCATCATCTTATCTCTTGGTAGTCGCTCGAGAATAGAGTTTTGAAGAGTCGtacaaaaatcataaaattacctatatatttttcttacatAAGGACGATTGAgcgaagagtattctaactaCACACGTAACTAGAGTACTTGGCTGCAGTTCCCAGCTCTTCAAAACCCCGCGTTACTTATTCACGGGCATCAGTAGCTTTCGAAACTTGCCTtccttttttgttttgtttttttctttttctttttctttttttcttttgtttcaaGTATACATCTTGACTCGTGGACGATGAGAGTTTGTTCGCTCGAAGAAGCTTTACAAAGGACCAAGTTAGCTTGTTAGGAAGAATGTACAATATCTCGCACCTATAATATATAAAGAATCTTCGTTCGGGCGCTGGAGGAGCCGCCCCGTTTCTCGTAAACTGTCCTCCAAACCTAATTCCGAACAAGTGATACCGAAGTAGGGGAGTATAGGGCTAGCGCAAAACAGTTGGCACTCGTCGTAGTTTGCCATATATCTCCTCGCACACCCGACGAGGATTCTCATCTTCATAGTTTACACCGGCGCGGCGCATACgcttcgttttctttttctccagttTTCACCTCATTtatcatatataatatatgtatattacttttattatgtatagATAATAACTCTAAGCTTGGCCCGCCGATCGCGCATCGCCCCGTATGGACCTGCTCCCAGCGCGGCAGGAATGCAAATCTCTTGCCGCCGCACAATACAGTTCTtcgcgaggaggaggaggaggataaCGTTTCGATCCATTTGTCGTTAGTCGtataaaaacgaaaatcgCATTACCAGAAAGCCTATCACAATTCACAACGTTAGTTTATACGGGTAAAATAGTAacgattgaaaattcaaacttcCCGGGACGAGCCGCGAGCGTTACGTCTAGTTACTTCAGCGAGAGGATATATCGATCGCGTTGGTTACGTTTCAGGGCTGGCATTGGTACACCTGCTTTGGCTGTGAGTTTTGGCGGGATTCGGAGCGTGCGTATATGATgcgtatacagtatacacgTTGACAATCGCGGAGCAGAGAGGATGTAAACATGCTTCTGCTAGCCTCCCGAACACCGAAGGACGAGCGATCATCTATAGGTTAAGTGCGCGTTTCGAGTGCAGCGTTATCAGTGTGAAAGTGCCGTTTTCCGCAGCGACCGAGGTGATCTTTGCTGAGTTACGCAGTCGCAGTCTCTTATCGGCCTCCGAACAATATAGCTCCAAATGACTTGGTGAGTTTCTGATCGCACAACGCGACCCTCCTTATTTTTGCAACGTTATTTGTGACCGTTGATTTTTCTCAGAGCACTGCCGCTTTCGAAAATGGTCCGTCGAAAGTCCAGCCGACCGAAATCCAACGCGTCGAATGCTTCTTCGCGCAGGAATTTCGCGATGGACAAGCACGCGAAGAAACGCCGAGTCAACGGAATGCTGAAGGAGATCGCGCGACTCCAGAGGTCCACGAAGCTACTCATCCCGAGAGCCCCATTCGCTCGACTCGTGCGACAGATAATGCTGGACCTGTTTCCGCGGCTAGAGTCCCAGAGGATACAGCACAGCGCGCTGGAGGCCCTGCAGGAGGCCGCGGAAATGTACCTTGTGCAGTTCTTCGAAGACGCGCTGCTCATATGTCTGCACACGAAGCGGGTGACGCTGATGGTGCAAGACATGATACTGTGCCGACGACTGCGAGGCCGCGGTGATATTATTAATAGATAATTAATCAATGGGTACTCATAACGAACTTTTGACATTATTCAATAGACACATTCTTGTTTTAATCGACTATTCGACGTTTATCTGTTTCGAAATTTTAGTGTTTCAGTTTTAGAATCAATATAGAAAACGTCGCCAACCGCGACAGGAGTGTACCAACGAACTTGCAGATTGTTATTGTGCGAAATACTTGGAAGGTGCTGTagcgtattttataattatcgGTGCATCACGTACACACACTCGAGTATTCAAGTAAAAAGTTTCTCTGCGTTCGCGATTAAGGGCACTTAttgtgaaaaattgaattgctATCGCCGTCGGGGGAAATCAGTAAAATGCGGATCATTAAGAAATAATAAGCAAGCAATAACTATACCTATGTTTAACGGTGTTTTCAATTCGCAAATAATGTACGTGCGTCGAATCGCACTTTGCATTTCACTACTTTCCCTCGTTCGCGCGTGAGGATTTTAAAAACTCGtaagaatttataaaacattacgtatCAGTGTATAAAAAGGCGACCTATGCGAAAAACCTCTATGACAATCTTATTGTGCACATATATGCGGTTATTACACAAGCTTGAAAAGTGATATAAAGGTACAACGATGCATTTTTTAAGcgatcgaaaattttactttccTCCTCCTGGCGATTTCGGATGGCTACTCTTCTGATCCGGAGACTCGATTTTTTTCCTGGCTTATATTCACAGTCGTTTCGCGCCGATGAACCGCCTTACACAATACGAATTTTAATAGATCGTTATTTGGCTAATATAAGATTGATAAAAGTCTCCACTGGTCCGAATGAATGTTACTAGATACTTAGGCACTTGTTATCTCTTCTATTATGACTCGTCGCGGGAAAAATAAATCGCGACGAACCTTTACTTTTCGCCCCACGCCCAATTGATCTACGCAGGGCCAACGCTTCGGTCGATGGTTTCCTTTCAGCTCAGAGTGGGACCCCTTCGACCCTGTCGAGTCAAGCACACTTCTGCGCGCCTCGTTCGGGAAGAGTTAAATAGAGAGTCGGAGAGAGAATTTCGCATCTGAGAGATTTTATCTACTATAATAACTAAGCTTCGCGTCGGATCCTAAAAACTATATACGCTTTACGCGcaattataacaataataaaaataataataataataataataacaagaaCAACAATAGCATATACtaaatagatatatatatcagACACTATATCGATTGTCAATTAAATTTCGTGTCTGGagtcttcattttttaaccTAAGCTAGAAACGATTACAAAATCTACAGTATAACCAGTAGCCAAGGATTCGCATACTTTTTtgagaatatttaaaaagcatTCGGCATACTTTGACATTCAAGGATagtaataatagaaaaaattggTACAGAGTAGTAGAAAATGTTTTCTTACgtattaaattatttcaattattttgtattttttcttacttcttactttctctttttctcgtccGCAAAACAAGAGGAAAAAGTTTAACAACTGTTGGCCCCGACGCTTCATCGCAAAAATTAATTGGGCATAACTTTGACCGTATGTCTACTATactattgttatttatttattttcgcgTAAAATACAATATTCAAAATACCCAGAGGCATTGATTTTctgttttctatttttattatcttaCAATtagtttaataaatattaattatctccTCATGCATGAATACACATAAATTTATATATCAATCACATTTCAAAAACTTTGGTTTTGGtagtaatatataata is from Nasonia vitripennis strain AsymCx chromosome 1, Nvit_psr_1.1, whole genome shotgun sequence and encodes:
- the LOC100119084 gene encoding dnaJ homolog subfamily C member 2 isoform X1, whose amino-acid sequence is MAKTAKSEEQLVRSAGKRMDKPSNALLVYVSQEAWLKSVLEGKHGRVDTSIDYCTNREEEEEDFSNYKFEDDILYLRSLDPKEWKEQDHYAVLGIKDLRYRANEDVIKRAYKHKILKHHPDKRKAMGEEIRADDDYFTCITKAWETLGNPVKRRSYDSVDPYFNDNLPEEKEVKENFFKVMGTAFKENSRWSVKQPVPKLGDSNTPRDQVEKFYMFWYDFESWREYSYQDEEDKESGQDRETRKWIEKKNKSVRVKKKKEEMTRIRTLVDMAYNLDPRIRKFQQQDKDKKQAVKRAKQEAARARQLEEERIVREAAEKQRAEKEKREAEERAKADALKQEREAQKKALRRERKNFRDLCKEKNYFAETSEENIRHMENVEKMCELFKLAQLEESIKTIRSEGKSAFVRIMSEVDQKLEAERRAALGYADTRNTPDKQVKAHTAPWSESDLQLLIKAVNLFPAGTNQRWEVVANFINQHSNSSSGAKRDAKEVLAKAKDLQSTDFSKSSLKEQANKKAFDNFIAEKKHKDVDDRMPAVTERLDNPVTNGKNTTAVKVNEEKKEKEAAPAPWTPAEQKLLEQALKTYPASAPDRWDQISACLPSRTKKECMKRYKELVELVKAKKAAQVLK
- the LOC100119084 gene encoding dnaJ homolog subfamily C member 2 isoform X2 — its product is MAPLLRLSGKRMDKPSNALLVYVSQEAWLKSVLEGKHGRVDTSIDYCTNREEEEEDFSNYKFEDDILYLRSLDPKEWKEQDHYAVLGIKDLRYRANEDVIKRAYKHKILKHHPDKRKAMGEEIRADDDYFTCITKAWETLGNPVKRRSYDSVDPYFNDNLPEEKEVKENFFKVMGTAFKENSRWSVKQPVPKLGDSNTPRDQVEKFYMFWYDFESWREYSYQDEEDKESGQDRETRKWIEKKNKSVRVKKKKEEMTRIRTLVDMAYNLDPRIRKFQQQDKDKKQAVKRAKQEAARARQLEEERIVREAAEKQRAEKEKREAEERAKADALKQEREAQKKALRRERKNFRDLCKEKNYFAETSEENIRHMENVEKMCELFKLAQLEESIKTIRSEGKSAFVRIMSEVDQKLEAERRAALGYADTRNTPDKQVKAHTAPWSESDLQLLIKAVNLFPAGTNQRWEVVANFINQHSNSSSGAKRDAKEVLAKAKDLQSTDFSKSSLKEQANKKAFDNFIAEKKHKDVDDRMPAVTERLDNPVTNGKNTTAVKVNEEKKEKEAAPAPWTPAEQKLLEQALKTYPASAPDRWDQISACLPSRTKKECMKRYKELVELVKAKKAAQVLK
- the Cenp-a gene encoding centromere protein A gives rise to the protein MVRRKSSRPKSNASNASSRRNFAMDKHAKKRRVNGMLKEIARLQRSTKLLIPRAPFARLVRQIMLDLFPRLESQRIQHSALEALQEAAEMYLVQFFEDALLICLHTKRVTLMVQDMILCRRLRGRGDIINR